Below is a genomic region from Eupeodes corollae chromosome 1, idEupCoro1.1, whole genome shotgun sequence.
cctacaaaaacaacaaatactgaTAAGAAATGCTTTTCGgctcaagaaaaatattgacttcaaattatttatctattaCAAAATATggttattaatatatttttttaaagttttaagcaagataattCAACAGATGGTATGAGAAGTTATCTGTGTGGGTAGCAACTCATTcccttttataattttgatttcagaagaacTAGTTTtcagttgttgtctgaagatttaataaaaaaaataataataataactccCATTTAATGTTCTTGAAAGCTCGTAGTATTTACTTTTGttctaaagatttttaaaatctcaaatattttgaaaacaaatcgaATTAACTTAcattatttctaataaaaaatataatgtcaTTCAcattccagttttttttttaccaaattttattagataCCGTTTATACCGTCCtcttatttgtttgtaattttccaataaatatttactaaattatatttaaatatgagTTCTTTAATTAAACTATATTCAACCAAAATAattgtacctatgtatattcCTACCACTAAGATTCTTAgcaactaaaattaatttcacacTCTAAGCAAAGCAGCCGATCACATTTCAAAGTAATCACACGTTCAATGTCACTTCCTTTCACATAACATAACCAACATGTTTAtcagaaatgaaaaacaatctGTCCCAAATCGTGACCTattacaataaacaaaataacaattcttTTGATGGAATAAACCTTCCTTATACTCATACATAGCGATGACGACAACATTAAAGAGTATCATGCATTCTGAATAATAAGTTGTggtgaaaattaagttttataaaaggaGCTTAAAAAATAGGTaatcaataatattaaaaatcaataaatttcacTTTTCTTAAAGACATCGATATAACGTGATTTCTGTGAAAGATGAATTTAaagagatacaaaaatattcgttttatcATGCCTACAATGAATCGTGTATAGGTATGAAGTCATTATTTCGACTGACCCCATTTCCAAACCTGAAATCTTTTACCCGAAAAAGTGAAAACGGATTTTTGGGTCAATGATATAAATTCACTAAAACGGCAAAATTACAATTTGTTTATACACCCGCAATCCGTGATACAAATTTACGGAAGTGTCAAGATTGTATCTTGGGAAAATATCGAAATTTGACAGCACTAGAACTGAGATGACTCAAGAATAGATTTAACGAAACCAAGAAGTggtgttttatattttcgtcATCCCATTTAGTGCCTTATGACTTCCTTATGGAATATTTAAGAAATCCTTAGGAAATTTTACATTTCAGAGTGAAATTATTTAATCTGTTCTGGGTACAGTAGCTCCTTCAGAAAAGTCAACTGATAAATGAAGGCGAACAGgttcaattataaattatacGATCTTGGAAATGTTCAGGAAAGTCATAATCGGTCAACATGTTTTTCAAAAGACGTTTTGTTCATTGCTATTTCTGGTAAACTTTAGAAATTAgcgaaataatttcaaaaactcaaaaccaCAAACTAAaacgaatttcgaaattctccaaattaatttaaaaaaaacacagatgTTCGTAAgcatgtaaatataaataaataaataatttaatagttcttataaaataattataatgtaCATAATTTAACTATTTCTTATATTTGGTTTTTCGGCGCATTTCATGATCTTGCTTAAATCCTATTTTTCAGCATatcgatgatgacgatgacgataatTATGATTACCATTCTTTTTCAAGAAACACAGGTTGTTGAGAATGTGCATGAGAGTAAATAACTGGAAGTGGTGCGGCAAGAGGAGCAGCTTGAGCCTGAGGTATCGCACGAGACATAAGTTGTCCAATGGTAAGGATCAACAGGATCAACTAAAAAATACATAACAAAATCGTTGTAATAATTAAAGAAGAAGGGCACAGGAAAATGTTCACTTACTCCAACACCCAAACCCTTCATGGAGACAACAGTCAAGGCAGCTAAAAGTGTTGTAATAACACCAACAACAAATGCACCAGGGATTATTGCAAAGCTTATCCTTTTCAAGAAGTGATGACCGAATGTACGTCCCTCTGAAATTGATCAAAACaacagcaaataaaatattaatttaaaactttttttgtatgcacttttttaaaagactcaACAAGTCAGGATAGAAAACTAACCAGAGACATCGGTTTCACTATTATTTGATGTGTTTTCGGAGATCTGTCGACAGACAACATCATTGATCACAAAACACATAATCACTAGGACAACAATAAGCGATTTTTGAATGAAagccattttattaaaattttatttattaattcggataatcctttttttaatttgaaaagtccTTCGAATGTAACGAACGTTGCGTTATAATCCAAACTGACAATCGATTTAAAAGGAGTCGGAGCGACAAGAGGTCTTGAGTAAGCGCACGCTGCTGGTGATTAATCGATGACCGATGAACaacaattgaatgaaaaatccaaagcgtaggtggtttttaataaatccaCAGCCCAAACTAAAATAACGCCCAACATAATGAAAACGACATCACGACCCATGGAGGTAAGTAAAGGTATAGGCTTTGAACGGATCCGAACTACGAGTTGTCGAAGACACAACCACCGCACCGCTATCGCCATCCAGCACAAATCAGTGTCACAAATTTCGATTTTACAATTTTGGCTGACATGCCGTAGAAGAAGAAACAGAAGTTAAACTTTGGCTTAAAGAATTTCTTAGGCAGGGCGTTTCTTGAATATTAAGTCCGAAGAGTCTGATAAAGTTGCTAGTCTATAACTATATTGGGACAAGCAAATAGGAAATGCTTTAAAATGTAAGAACACTTTTGAAGTTCACTTCGGCTATAAAAGGATTTGCTCCACGATGAGTAGACACTTTGTTCGAAGACTTAGTTAAGCCCGTAAGTATAGCGGATCTATGtactaacttttcaaaactatttgtgGAATGGTAAAAGTTTGCTATATGAACTATAACTGAAACCGATTGAATTCATtcatcgaaaacaaaaaataattcatttgttGCTGAGTACACTAATTCGTTGAAACGTGATCATAGTTATGTTGTGAACTGTTGGATATGCTGCACGCaaaggtattttatttattttagaacttaCTTACCTTTTTTTAATGGTAATAAGTCAAACACTATTCGCtttcattttattgaaatcatCGATAGATAGTAATAAAATATAGGCTTATGTTTAGCAGCAtattaataaagtaaattttgggACCAAAGGTAAAAGTAAGTAatactcttttttaaatattgaatcatATCAAACGGTAAACATACACTGATAAAAAAGATGTtgtaaaattgatgaaattgaACTTAAACATCTTTCATtgtaaaattccttaaaaaatattttgtagcaTTTTGATAGTAGGCTTATTTCGAGAGCGAAACCACATCTGGAAAGATGCCTGATGCTTTCAAAATTCACTTTAGTGACATATCTCCTTATTTCTCTTGTCAAACGAATCCAGAAAAAgttcctaagagaaccgtttgtcAGTACTAAGAGGTCAACTGGACTGGTCTGAATCATATTTTCAGGATGTTTAACTGGTGACGTTTATTATTcctaaccaatttttttttgtactcgtACTGTGGCTAGACTCTTAAAAAATGTCCATATACATAAATCTCGCACCAAAGCGTAGAGGCGTTGTTCCACTCTAGGAAAACACCTACCTAAAGCTTTTCCATCTAACGTATTATTTTGTGTTCATTCCAAGTAATTGCAATACAGCATTTCGTCAGCCAGTCCCCAAAAAAGGTAATAAAAACGCTTAAGTAATATCTTCAAAAGCAAAcatttcttaatgaccggcagtacagCTTGTGTAGCAATAACTCCATTGTTGTTCTCATGGTTCATTTCAACAagcagtggaacaaattttatacatcgttttggagaaagtaaaatttttgaaactgatatttcaaaggcatttgagaAAGTCTGGAATCTGGCTAAATGTAGACAAATGTCTTCTTcgttagaaattttctttcaaactattcgattcaagtctgaaacccacaATAACCTGGTATGTCCCAGGGCTCCTAACATCACTTATCTTTTGAAGCATTACGCGATGAGGAATAAGAAACCAAATGCTGGCATATATACCTATATTGAGTTCAACTTCGGTTGTACTATTAAgtaaagagattcgttctttagccgtactacatgAATGTGGAAATCTTGATTGCACTCTGTATTTTCCTCCTTTCAACCCTCCGTTCTTTTCAATctaaaaatagctttttttttaaatttaagtacacatacgtttttgcttttaaaaacaaaaatattaagtggGGGCTAACTGGTTGTAGTATTCAAAATCAGATGACTATTGTGTGTAACTTTGACTTAACTTCAAGCTTCAACAACGTtaggaaataaatattaaatatttttcgtttctGAATGCagccttaaaaatattctttacgAAAGACAGTTGGGTGCAAGATGAAAAGAAGCTAAGCGAATTTTAAAGTGGTTTTCGTAAAGGATATTTCAGGGTGGATAATATCTTTCTGCTTTATACACTcgaccaaaataaaaaactgtacgccttttttgtcgatttcaaagcagcttttgattctATCAATAGAAACGCTTTACTATACAAGCTATTTAACCTAGGATtgtcaataaattttgtcaacattattgaaaaactgtACCAAAACACCATAGCGTAcatttataattgaaaagaaaaatcggaGAGGATTGAGTGGAGTGAGACAAGGATGTTCTCTAAGGCCCttgttatttaaactttttttagatGATTTGTTGAGTATCTCAATTGTGGAGTGGAGTTTGCTAACAAATGGATCTTAGTGATCATGTATACCGATGACATTGTCATCCCTGCGGAGTCACCGACTGTTCTACAGTTGATGATCAATAAATATAAACTGGAAAAATATTGCCAAGTGTGGAATCTAAAAGTTAATCCGAAAAAGTCttggtttttaagaatggaTCTGGCAGAACGGCGAGAGACGAGCAATGGAAATATGGCGAAAAAACTCTAGACGTAGTTATATCTTATATTTATTTGGGAACGGAGttcactttcaatttaaaattagattaacatctgaaaaacaaactaaataagGCTTAATCGGCAATATGTGTAAATTGGAAAAGAGAATACCAAGCCAATAGCGACTGACTTGAAATATAGAGTGTTTAATGCTACTGCTAGTTGAAAACCTATTACGTTTTTTCTTAAGGAAAATATTCTTTCTGTCTATAAATGCCCCAAAATATAGATATTGTTTGGAAAATAGTCTTCCGTCACTGTTTATTTCAACCcttaaactgaatgttgactATATCGTGAGAGTACTAAATATGGAGGAGCATAGACAACCGAGAAAGATAATGGAGTGTgcgattcaaacaaaaaagctgGTTGTAAAAGATTGTAGCTTGTTAGCTACGGACGGACCCTGAATCGAAGTATGAATACAATCAATTGAAGAAGATGCTTTACCAAATAATATCCGTCACTGATAAGAATGTAAAGTATAGGCGTATTGAAAAAGCTCGCTTATCAATGGAAAGGCAATATTATTCAAAGTGCGTACTTAATCCCAACGACAGAAACTATTTTACCAGCGAATATAACAATTCTATCATTGGATCCATATTTAACGTAAGAGGAGAACTGATCAGACTAAATTTTAGGCCCCATCGTTACGATGTTATCGATCTTTGCACCATCTGTAATCAGCGTTGTGCAATGCTGACGGAGATAAGGCGTGTTCACTctttgaaaaaagctttctgCAAGTTGAAGAGCAGATGCGCCTTTACGAATTCTACGAAGAAGCGATAAAATTCAGACCCGAATCATcgatgaacatttttgattcaaacCAATAACAGGCATAAGAAtccgttttaatattttgatttaactaaTACAAAAGtcctaaaaattagttttgactaaactaaaagttcataaaattaaaaaaagacaaaaattaaatttaaataaaatgtctattttgatttaactaatctaaaagtccttattccattacattttgtttcatatagtcatttcaaattaaaaataaaaaaaataaaaataataataataattatgttttaatatgttaaattacttaattataaaaagtaaataataatgcCCTTCAGGCAGGTGACAGTCCTTGTCATGTCCTAAACATCTATTCAGAAGTTATAACTatgtaaatatcaaaattataaacacagaataaagaatatttatctcatcatcgttgtcgttgttTATCGTGTCGTAAGGTGAGCACAGTGAAAAATTATTCTAAAGAGATTGGAAATAGGAAATGGTATGGTTTTGCACCATTTTTCCTTAATGTGCTTTGTCAATGTAGCCGTTAAATATTTTGACGAACCTTCTTTTATTTAGGAGAGCGCACCATGCCAAGAAACATATACCATAATCGATATTTTGCTCACTTAATGTCAAATTCGAATTATCAGCCATCTTGTCAATATTAATTGCTTGTCTCGAAGCTGCGAAAAACTAAACTACAAAAGCTGAGAAAGCTTTTTGTCCGtcgcacaaacaaaacaaaacttttttaaataattaagattGTCTGAATTGGAATATTACCTTTAAATTTGTCTATcacttaatttgttgttttaaatacccacctttaaaaatgctaaaaacaactaaaaacggAAATTTTAAGGAtaagttaaatgtcaaaatatctcttaacaataaattgtgtgATAATTTAACAAAGTACAAATCTTCCTCtttcaaatacaatttaaatcattttagtaacttacttagtttctgaaaATACTCAATAGCTGTGAGTTTTTATTTGACTCTACACTATATAGTTTTGCGAAAACTTTGAACTTGAtactttcaaagttttgaaaaaaatcacccgaagaatttttctctcgaagtatcCTAAGACCCAGGCCTCAGCgatataaatgagaaccgggatgatgagtgtcttatagatggtgattttagatgcttgagagaggacttacttctcaattgccttctaagtccaaagatttgcaagagttattcttcgtttgctCTCACCgcttgcttttttccaaattgatattaggaaattaggccagaatatatcaattggttttctggcctgatttccattttggtttctgtttttttccatttctgtctggcacaatttccaatgtttctggcttattttccacaaaaaattctgcttctttttccaatttgaagcagaaaacattttctggcgttttttccaaaaaaaaattctggcgtaatttgCGGGAGCCGATTTTTTGTCTGACATGGATACAAGATCTCAATTTATCTGTAAGACcatttaaagtaaagaaaataacaaaaaatcgtATTGTTAAGTTAAATATTGGTTTCATTGAATGGATTTAAATCATTCCTGATTTCTTAATTACTTCAAGTAACCTGTGGTGTCTAGATTCAATATTCATAGAGTGTACTGTCAGGCAATTGCGAAATTCAGGCCAGGAGCATTTTACGGCTTCAATAATCTTTTCGATTTTTTGGTATTGTCGTCCTCCTTTTCTTAAAACGCATCCCAACACGTTTTCCATGATGTTCAGGCCAGGAGAATATGGGGGCCATAGTGATAGGCATGATGCATTATCTTTATGAAATATCCACTGTTGTAtaccaaataattcagaaagcTCCGGAAACACTGGTTTCAGAATCGAATTGTAAGTGATTGCCGTCAtttaagagctttgaaaatccagtttCACTGTCCCCTAATAAGTGTTTTGAAGATAGATTTAttcatttcttaaatatttgaaaaagcagCTAAATCCATTAGGTCcacccaaattatttttttttcatcgaaaaagaCGAACGGTATGCCAAGCTCGATTCTACCTgatgtgttttgttggaaaataaagGCGTTGGATCTTGCGTGCAGCATTCAATTGTGTTCTGTTCTGCATTGTTTAGTGTCTTTTATGGTCTGTCTTCTGTATTAGCCGAGCAACAGTCGATCTACAAGCGTTTACCCCAGcttctgttttaattttaccAATGGTAAGATTTGAAATAATATGGCTTTCCTGTCACTTCCATTGTGGTTTCTGGGTCCTTGAGGTAGCTGTATACaacatttgaactttttttaatattgccgACTATAAAACGGAGGGTTTTGCCGAGATGCCGGTAAGCTTGAATTTGGCCTATATTTCTTCCTTGGTTAGACCCTGGCCTCTACCCATACTACTTGATTTTATCGAATTAATAATCGTACTAAGTtcctaaacaatttaattatccTTTTATATGATTTAAAACGCCCTAATACGTAAATATAGCTCTTGttctattcatgtgacacagaaaaacatgtactttttaTCAtgccttttaaattttttaacgggTACATCCTCttgcaaagaattgacaaatcctccaagagtaattcttgtcataaaaagtgctttctcaaattagccgctcggattcgacttaaaactaaCTATAGGTCTCCACCATCcctaacaacattactcgcacacaggaatggttgagagttgtaagtcactagttctcaacagcctgttgcgccacctatttttttttattttttaagtataagTGCTAAAAGGACTTCTGTggaaaagtcttaaaaaagctTAAACTTATTGGGACGAACAGCagttatctttatctttattttatattcgtcTTAGACAAAAACAAGTTTACGAAATTTGTACTCTGAAAGaatcaagactttaaaaaacattattgtatttttagttgatttttgaacaaatttttaataaaaaataaagaagaatgtagtttttattgttttatttaatttcaagctATTTATTTCatccaataaattatttcaatttttaagtattACTTCAATAAAATGGCTCGATATCCAAAATAttgtatgaaattaattttaccaacttttattttcaattttttttctatgccGAATACatccaatttgaaaaatacGATCTTGAACTGAAACTTAAAAGGAGTTCGGTCAAAAAAGAAACTTAGCTAAAAAATCTAATTGCTTACTTacctaaataatttaatttgtaagaaCGTTTTTAGATGTGATTTGAGTTAAATGACTTCCTCCGTTTACATATTCATTGTTCGAGTACAACTCGCGAGCGAAAGGGTTCAAGATTGTGATTATTTTAGAATAAGGAAAAACGTACTTATTTCCGAAAACAATTGTCATACTCCATTGAGAGCATTATGCCTTTAATACCCAGTAACATAAGCAGCACAATAAGCCAttatctttttgttcaattgaaaCTTATAGCTTCTATCTTCTTAGTAAGTGTATGGattgatttattcaaaaagtGTCGGAAAAACCTGCAAATATATGAGACAATATGAAAGGTGTTATTAGTTATGGACAAGTAACTATTGAGCACAAAAATCATTTCCATCGttgcaatatttcaaaaagtattaataaaactaaattttgtagaTCTTCTATCTAAAATCTCCTATTTGAAATATCTATTTTTCACAACGGTTCTATTATTTGTCAACAACCATACGAAGATCTGAAAGATTGTATCTACAATGTACAGCCATGTTCTCAATATAAAGTCATATTTCAATCAACATTTCAGAATAAGAAAGTCTTGAAAAAAGaacttgtttcaaaaaatgtaacaaaaatataataatcaattattattaattatacaTATCCCACATAGCATATTTTCTATTTGTCACTACCATGCACCGCTATAGGCATAAATGTTATGGTCTTGAAATCAATGAGGATCCGTATTGGTTGAGTATTTCTCTCGCTATTAACAGTTAGACGCATTTGATCCACTTTCATTAGCAGGACACAATATTCTTGTTTGATTACAATTCTACTTTAGACATCTGAATTCTGATGCATAGCTTGATGCGTTAAATTTAGCATCAATCTAGTTAAAACT
It encodes:
- the LOC129942328 gene encoding protein apnoia; the encoded protein is MAFIQKSLIVVLVIMCFVINDVVCRQISENTSNNSETDVSEGRTFGHHFLKRISFAIIPGAFVVGVITTLLAALTVVSMKGLGVGLILLILTIGQLMSRAIPQAQAAPLAAPLPVIYSHAHSQQPVFLEKEW